A stretch of DNA from Streptomyces rubradiris:
CAAACCGGCGATCCTGAACATCATTGATAGTCCACCGCCACCCTTCCATCCCTGCGTCGAAAGGCTCGCTGAAAACCACGCTTCCACAGAACGCCACGGACAGGAGCCGGCTCATGCCGCCGCGTAGCTGACTCGAAACAGGTCCTGCGCGCGCTCGACGTCCCTTTGCGTACGCAGTTGGACCTCCAGGTCGCCCGTGCCGTGATGGCCGAGTCCCGCCACATCGCGAGTGAAGCCGGGCACCAGGTCGACCTCCTTCGGATCGACCTTCAGGTAGACGAGGAGCTTGGTCCTCTGTGGCGGACAGACGCAGGCGAAGTTCCGCAGGCGCTGATACGCCCGGTACGTCTTGCGCTGAACGCGGGTCACGCCGTCCCCGAGACCGAGCAGTGTCTCGTCGAGAGCCTGCACCAGGTCGTCCAGCGCCGCGCTCGGGCCGGCGCCTCCTGCCCGCGCGACCGGCTTCCTGCGGGCCGCTCGCACTGCTGGCTGCCCGCCGCTGACGGAGGCCACGGTCTCAAGTCCGAGCAGGTCCCTGCCGAAGTACCGGTAGCGGACCAGGTCGATGCTGCGCCGGTGCTCACGCACGGCGTGCACGTCGTAGCGGGTGAAGTCCCCAGCGATGCAGATCAGCCTCGGACTGCTCCACAGCACCTGGGCCGCGGCCGGAGCCCCGAGCCGGTCGCGGACCAGGCGCTCGAACTCGGCCCGGTGGTCCACGAGCCAGCTCAGGTAGAACAGGCCCTGGTTGATGACGCCGGCGTCGACACCGCGCTTGTACTCCACGATGACAGGCGACCCGTTCTCGTCCAGACCGAGTGAATCGATCCTGCCCCCATGGACCGGCCCCGTGCTGTACTCACTCGCCAGGAACCGGACGCCCAGCAACGTCTCCATGTGCGCCTCAACATGGCCCTGCACATCCGCTTCCGTCTCAGCAAGACGCGGCGCGACCTCGGCCGCGCCGCTCTGTGTCATATGGAACAGCTTCAGGCCCCACACCTTCCCTTCCTCGGCTTCAAGATCCGTAACGCCGAGGGGCGCGGGATTGTTTCAACGAAGGTCGGCTAATCCGAAGGTGATGTGAGACCCTGCGCGTACGGACGTCCGATGCACATCGCGTCCCCCAGTCATCGGGAAGATACGTTTCCCCCATGCGTCCCCCGGCGTCCGAGGGGACGGCGGATAAAATCACGTTTTCCCAGGTCAGAGCCCATTCCACAAGCACTGGAGCGGGCGCCTTCTAAGCGCCCGCTCCGTCTCAATCACACGCACCGGCGTACGCAAGTTGTCCATGTCGATGTTGCGATCCTCTAACGCCCAAAAGGGCAACCGTCAGGCTGCGGCTCGACTCCCACGATGGGGAACAGGAGGGGGTTGCCAGCCTCGGCCGCCCCTAAGACG
This window harbors:
- a CDS encoding DUF5655 domain-containing protein, with amino-acid sequence MWGLKLFHMTQSGAAEVAPRLAETEADVQGHVEAHMETLLGVRFLASEYSTGPVHGGRIDSLGLDENGSPVIVEYKRGVDAGVINQGLFYLSWLVDHRAEFERLVRDRLGAPAAAQVLWSSPRLICIAGDFTRYDVHAVREHRRSIDLVRYRYFGRDLLGLETVASVSGGQPAVRAARRKPVARAGGAGPSAALDDLVQALDETLLGLGDGVTRVQRKTYRAYQRLRNFACVCPPQRTKLLVYLKVDPKEVDLVPGFTRDVAGLGHHGTGDLEVQLRTQRDVERAQDLFRVSYAAA